The genomic window CGCAGCGCCGCGACATGTTCGGCGGCGAGCGGTGGGCGCTGCCGGCGAGCGTGTGGCCTGCGCTGGCGCTGGCCGGCGACCCGCAGGCCGCGCTGATCACCGCCGCGCGCGAGCTCGGGGCCACGGATCCGGATCCGGGTGCGTTGTTCAACCGGGAGTCGCTGGTGCGCGGGCTGCGGTCGGCCATCGACGCCGACGGCCCGGCGTCACTGCGCACCCTGGCCGAGCGGCTGCTGCCCGGCGTCCCGGACGGCGAGGCGGTGCTGACCAGCGTGGTCGCGGTCGGCGCGAGCGTGCACGGCGCCGACGGTCATCCGGGACTCGCGGCGCGCTACCACTTCTTCGTCCGCGGCCTGCAGGGTGCCTACCGCTGCTTCGGCCCGCAGACGCATGTGCGGCTGCATCCGGCCGAGCACTGTCCCGAGCCCGGCTGCGGGGCGGCGGTTGCGGAGTTCACCGGCTGCCGCCGCTGCGGTGCGGTGTACCTGCTCGGCGATGTGCTGCGCGATGACGTGCGGCGGCTGCACCGGCTGGTGCCCTCGTCGCTGGACCGGTCGATGGACGACGAGGCCGACCGCAAGCACGGCTGGTTCGCCCTCATCTCCCGCGACGTGCTCGACGAGGACGACGCGACGCTGGACGAGACGATCACGACCGGCCCCAACGGCGCCGATCCGCACACCCTGTGCGGCACCTGCGGCTGCATCCGGGACGGGGACCGGCCCTGCCCGGCCGGCTGCGCGGGCCCGCAGATCAAGGTGTGGAAGATCAAGACCCGGCACCGGTCGCTGCCGCAGTGCATCTCCTGCGGCACCCGCTCCCGGGCGGCGGTCCGGCGCCTGTCCACCTCCGACCCCGGGGTGGCGGCGCTGGCGACCACGCTGTACCAGATGCTGCCGCCGGATCCGAAGGTGACCGGCAAGCCCGGGCAGGGACGCAAGATGCTGCTGTTCGGTGACTCCCGCCAGTCGGCGGCGTTCTTCGCGCCGTTCCTGCAGGACACCTACATGCGCAACCTGCGCCGCAACCGGGTCTATCAGGCGCTGGTGGCCAAGGACGACCCCGAGGAGCCGCCCGGCTGCTACGACCTGGCCGAGCACATCGCCCGACGGCGCGACGACGGCACCGGCCTGTTCACCCGCGCCCAGACCGCCGGCCAGCGGCTGCTGCAGACCTCGCTGTGGGTGCAGCAGGAACTGCTGTCCCTCGATGAACGGTTCAGCCTGGAAGGCGTCGGCCTGGCCACCCTGCACCTGGACCGCGACCCGTCCTGGGTGCTGCCGCCCAGGTTGGCCGACTACGGGTTCACAGCCGAGGAGGGGTGGGCGCTGATCGAGACGCTGCTGGGCACCGTCCGCCAGCAGGGCGCGGTCACCTTCCCGGAGAACGTGCAGCCCGACAGTGAGGACTTCGATCCCCGCCGCGGCCCGATCTACGTGCGGGAGTCCGGACCGGACCGCTTCAAGCGGATCATGGGCTGGCTGCCGACCACGCAGCCGAACAAGCGGATCGACTACGTGCGCCGCCTGCTCATTGCCATGGGTGCCGACCCGGCCCAGGCGCGGGAGATCCTGCGCGGCATCTGGACCTACCTGACCACCTCCAGTGTGGACTGGCTGGTGACCGGGCACGTGGACGGCGCCGGATCGGCGTCGCGGATCAACCACGAGATGTACCGCTGGCACCTGGTCACTTCAGACCGCCCGGCCTACCGGTGCTCCCAGTGCAAACGGATCAGCGCGTTCAGCGTCCGCGGTGTCTGCACCACGATGCACTGCGACGGCACCCTCACCGTCTTCGTGCCGCCGGTCGATGACGCCGACTACCACCGCGTCCTGTACCGCGAGCAGCACCCGATTCCGCTGTCGGTGTCCGAGCACACCGCGCAGTGGACCAGCAAGGAGGCCGCCCGCATTCAGCAGGAGTTCATCTCCGGCACCCTCAACGCGCTGTCGTGCTCGACGACGTTCGAGCTGGGTGTGGACGTCGGTGAACTGCAGACGGTGCTGATGCGCAACGTGCCGCCGACCATCGCCAACTATCAGCAGCGCGCCGGCCGGGCCGGGCGACGGCTGGGATCGGCGGCGTTCGTGCTCACCTACGCCCGCACCGGCCCGCACGACCTAGCTGTCTACGACGCTCCGGAACGATTCGTCGGCGGCGTCTCGGCCACTCCACGGGTGCCGATCGAGAACGTGCGGATCGCCGAACGGCACGCCTACGCGATCGCGCTGGCCGCCTACTTCCACACCACCTTCGCCGGGCAGAACCTGCCCCACTCCGGGCCGTTTCTGGACCGCACCACCGGCGTGACTGCCGAGGTGGACCGGTTGCGGAATTGGCTCACCACTCCTCCGCCACAGGTGGTGGAGGCGATCGGGCGGGCGCTGCCCCCCGGGGTGCACGCCGCGGTCGGGGTGGACACCGGCGAGTGGGCCATCCGGCTGGTCGAGCTGCTGGACGGGGCGGCGGACCTGATGGGCGGGGACATCACCTTCTTCCGGGACCGGCAGGAGGAGGCCAGCAAGAAGACCAACTACAGGTTGGCCGCCCGCTACGGCGACGTGCTGCGCACCATCACCGAGGTCGGGCTGATCGCCCACTTCGCCTCTCGCGGGATCCTGCCCAAGTACGGGTTCCCGGTGGACACGGTGGAGTTGGCGACCGCGTTCGGCCGCAACCGCACCGGCGAGGGCGGCGACCTGAAGTTGGCCCGGGACCTGTCGGTGGCGATCACCGAGTACGCGCCCGGCGCGGAGATCGTCGCCGGGGGCTACGTGTGGCGCTCCGGTGGGGTGCGACGGCTGCCCGACCGCGGCCTGGACGGCAAGCACTGGGACGTCTGCGAGTCCTGCCACTCCTACGCCGAATCCCGCGAGGGGCTGACCGACGCCTGCGCGCAGTGCGGCACGCTGCGCGCTCCGTTCCGCAAGTCCTACGTCATCCCCACCTACGGGTTCGTCGCCGCCCGCGCCGACCTGCGCCGCCCCGGTCAGGAACCACCGCTGCGGGTGCCCCGCGCCGACGTGCACGTGGTCTCCAGTGGCGAGGCGACCGACTGGTCCGCGCGCGCCCTGGCCGACGGCAGGACCACGATGCGGTGGCGGACCACGGCCCGCGGTGAACTGATCGCGGTCAACAACGGCGCGTTCAACCGCGGCTACATCCTCTGCTCCTGGTGCGGGCACGGCGAACCCAACACCGGCGCCGGTGGGATGAGCGCGCACAAGACGCTGCTGGACCAGACCAAGGACTGCAAGTCCACCGCCTACCAGGTGCGGGCGCTGGCCCACCCGTACCAGACCGACCTGCTGGAATTGGACCTCGACGTCCTGGCCCCACTTCCCTACACCACCGTCTACTCGGTGCTGTACGCCCTGCTAGGAGCGACCGCGACGGTGCTGGACACCGCCCGCGAAGACGTAGACGGCACGCTGATCAACCGGAAGGCTGCTGCGTCGTCGTTCTCCCGGCTGTTCCTGTTCGACACCACCCCCGGCGGCGCCGGGCTGGTCACCCGGATCCCGGGCCGGATGGAGGAGATCCTTAGCGTCGCGCGTGCGCTGGTGTCGGACTGCGAGTGCGGGGAAGAGACGTCCTGCTCCCAGTGCCTGCGCACCTTCCGTAACCAGAAGTACCACCACATGCTGGTCCGGGGTGAGGCGCGAGACTTCCTCACGCACATCACCTGACCGGCCGGCGTTCGGGGCAACGGTTCGGGGTGGTGGGTGGAACCCCCTCGGCTTGCGGCCGGCGGGGGTTCCACCTGCGGTACTTCCCCGATCCGCGTTCGGTCAGGCGCTCGCGGGCTGATCGATCGCCGCCTCGTAGAACGCGTCGGCCAGGGCGAGGATGACGCCGGTTATCCCGGGGCCGTCACTGAAGAAGTAGTCGGCCATGGTGTTGTGGGCGCCCTGGTTGTCGATGACCGCCTCGGTGACCGCTGCCTGGAAGTCCTGGGACTCCAGGAACTGCTTCTTGGAGTTCACCTGGGTCTGCTTGACCAGGTCGGGGTAGGCCAGCAGCCGCTGCACGAGACCGTGGACGAACTCCCGGACCTGCGACTCGGTGAACGACTCGGCGCCGAAGAGGTCGTTCATCTTGTCGATCACGACCTGGAGGGCGACGTACTTGGGCTCCTTCTTCGTGCCGGTGCCGGCGGCGCTGATGCCCTTGAGCTGTCCGTCGCCGGTCAGGGAGATGTCCACCGCGGCGCCCTTAGTGTGCTTGACCCCGACCAGCACCACATCGGAGAGGTCGACCTCTGCCGCCCAGGAGCTGTCGTCGATGACCCGCTCCAGCAGGCGCAGGAAGATCGACAGCATCTCTAGGTAGGGGTCGCCGTAGTCGACGATCTGGCTCATGAAGTCGTAGAGCCGCACGTACGTCGAGACGTCCTTGCGGAACAGGTCCAGCGCGTTGAGGGTGACCTTGTCGTCCTCCTCGAGCGCCCGGGCGTACCGACGCGCGAAGTCATGCTGGGCCGGGCTGATCGCCGCGGAGAGGGCGTTGTTGCCCTTGCGGGTGACCCACAGCTCGGCGACCTGCCGAACCTCGTCCTCGGTGTAGATACCCGTCTGGGCGAGCTTGGTCGCCAGGTGCACGACGACGTAGGGGTCGGTCTCGGTCTCCAGGGTGGCGTTCATGAAGTACGGCTCGAAGGCGACCTTGATGTCCTCGGGCTTGTTGACGAAGTCGATGACGAACGTCTTGCGCTTCTGCTCGCCACCGGCGGTGCGGTGGGTGCGGTTGAGCCGCGACAGCGTCTGCACCGCGGTCACACCCGACAGCTTCTTGTCGACGTACATCGCCGAGAGCAGCGGCTGGTCGAATCCGGTCTGGAACTTGTTGGCGACCAGCATGATCTTGTAGGTCTCGCCCTTGAACGCCGCCGCCAGGTCCGCGCCGGCGCCGGGGTTCATGTTGGCCTCGGTGAACTCGTCGTCCTTGCTCGGGGCCGGACCCCAGTCCTCGCCCCAGACCTCGGCCTCGTCCATCCGCACCGCGCCGGAGAACGCCACCAGCGTCCGGTACGTGTAAGAGGGGTCTGCGTCGGCCCGCTTCTCGATGTAGGCGTCGATCGCCTTCTTGTACTTCACCGCGGCCTTGCGTGAGTCGGTCACGACCATCGCCTTGGCCTTGCCCTCCAGCAGGTGGGCGACGTTGGCGTGGAAGTGCTCGACGATGATCTGCACCTTCTGGCTGATGTTGGTCGGGTGCAGCCGCACCCACCGCATCAGACCCTTGCGGGCCGCCCCCTCTTCAACCTCGCCCTCACTGTTGGCGTTCCCGGCGATCTTCAGGGCGGTCTCGTAAGCCTGGTAGCCCTGGAGAACGTCGAGGATGTACCCCTCCTCGATCGCCTGCTTCATCGAGTACAGGTGGAACTCCCGCGGCCTGCCGTCGGGCCCCTTGCGGCCGAACAACTCCAGCGTCTTGTTCTTCGGGGTGGCGGTGAAGGCCAGGTAGGAGATGTTGGACGACTCGGCCCGCTCGGTCATCTCCGCGGCCAGGATCGACTCCACGTCGACCTCGCCGCCGTCCTCGATCTCCTGGAGCTCCTCCGCGGTCAGGACCTGCTTCAGCTTCGAGGAGATCTGCCCGGACTGTGAGGAGTGCGCCTCGTCGGCGATGACGGCGAACCGCTTGCCCTTCAAGCCCGCGTCGGCCCGGATCTCCTCCAGCGCGTGCGGGAAGGTCTGCACCGTCACCGCGATGATCAGCTCGCCGTTCTTCAACGCCGTCGCCAGCAGGCTGGACTTCGACTTCGCGCCCGCCTTGCGGACGTCCTCCGGGCTGATGGTGGCCACGATCTTGCCGGTGCCGTCGATCTGGCGGATCGCGTCCTGGAGCTGCCCGTCGAGCACCGTGCGGTCCACGACCACGATCACGGAGTCGAAGACCTTCTCGTTGTCCACGTGCAGGCGGGCGAGCCGGTGCGCGGTCCAGGCGATCGTGTTGGTCTTCCCCGACCCGGCCGAGTGCTCGATCAGGTACCGCTGCCCGACCCCCTCCTCGGCGACCGCGGCCACGATGTCCGTGACCGCCTCCCACTGGTGGAACCGGGGGAACAGCATGCTCGTGCGACGCACCGAGGTGCCGGTGGCGACGTCCCAGTCCTCCCTGGTCTCCACGATCATCAGCCGGCCGATGATGGTGAGCCAGGCGTCCTTCCCCCACACCCGCTCCCACAGGTACGCCGTGGCCGACCGCCCGTCCGCGCCGGGCGGGTTCCAGGCCCCGGCGTCGTGGCCGGTGTTGAACGGCAGGAAGTGGGTCTTCTCCCCCTCCAGCCTGGTGGTCATCGCCGCCAGGTCGTTGGAGACCGCGAAGTGCACCAGCGCCCGGTGTCCGAACGACAGCAGCGGCTCCGGCCGGCCGTTTGTCAGCGGGTGGCGGTCCCTGCGGTACTGCTGGATCGCCTCATCCAGTGACTGGGTGAAGTGCGTCTTCAGCTCCGCCGTCGCCACCGGGAGCCCGTTGACGAAGAACACCAGGTCGATGCTGCGCCGGTCGGCGGTGGAGAAGTGCACCTGCCGCATCACCCGCACCCGCATCGCCGCGTAGTGAGCGTTCGTCGTGTCGTTCAAGCTGGTCTCGGGCCGGAACTGGGCCATCTTCAACCGGCCGCCGCCGATGTACTGCACCCCGTTGCGCAAGATGTTCAGCGTGCCGCCGCCGTGTTCCAGCGGCCTGTCCAGCGCTGTGGTGAGCACGTCGAGGAACTTCACCGGCGACCCGGCCGCCTTCAACGCCTTCTCGTACGCCGTCGGCTGGGTCGCTTCCAACCACGCGAACAGGTCCTCCGGAAAGAGCGCCCGTTCCCGGTCGTAGCCAGCGTCGTTCGTCGAGTACAGCCAGCCGTGGGCCGCGAGGTGTTCGCAGATCTCGGTCTCGAAGACGACCTCGTTGTGGTCGCCCATCACGCCACCTCACGCACGTCGAGTTCCCCCGTCACCGCCGCCGTGATCAACGCCGACCGACGTTCGCGAGCCAGTTCGATGAACCGCTCCGTCTCCGCAATCAGCGCGTCGATCTTCGCGGTTTGCTCGTCGAGGTGTGCGGCAATGACCCGCTGCTCGTCGACGGACGGCAGGGAAAGCTCGATCTCCCGCAGTTTCTCGCCTGTGAGGTGAACGAAGGAGACCGACCCGTAGTGGTTAGCGTAGTACGCCAACTCGTACAGCCGCAGCATCGACCAGTACACAAACCGGGCGTCCGCCTGATGGCCTACCCGCAGGCGGTTGACTGTCTTTTGGAAGGCGACTCCTGGCGCGGACTCGAACATGAATCCGGGACGCCCGACCGTGGCACCACCCTCGATCAGGAGAACATCTCCTGAACGGAGGTCGAATGCCTCCATTTCCGCCTCGGAGAATGGCATCTGGTTCAGATCCACGAGATTGACTGAGCCGTCCGCACGGACATCCGCGGCTCGGACATACGGCCTCAGCTCATCGCCCGGCCGAACCGCGCGGCCTGCATCCAGCATCTTCCCCAAGCTGGTCTCACCGATGTGCTTGATCCGGCGGCGCAGCCATGAGTCGGTCGGCGTCAGCGCGGTTGAGATGACGGCTGCACGGCGCTCCCGGAGCATGGCGATCAGGCGTTGCTGCTCGTCCATGAGTGTGTCGATGCGGGCGGTCTCGCGGTCGAGGTAGTCGGCGATGGCTCGCTGCTCATCCCGAGCGGGCAACGGAATCGGTGTCTCCGCGAGTGGCCCCAGATTGAGGGCGCGAAAGGTCGCACCGCCGATGGATGACTCCCAGAAGTCGACAGATGTCTGTGACTGGAGCGCCCAGACGACGTATCGCGTACACAGGCCGGGTCGCACCGCAACACGCGCGGTCCCCTGCGTGAGGTTGGCGCCGTCGAGTTCTTTCGGAACCACCATTGTCTTGCCGAATGAGGGACCAATCGACACCACGACATCCCCTGGCTTTAGGGATGAGCGCGCGTAGGCGGCCGCGACGTCAGCACTCGTGGTGCGGAGAGCGCTTGGATTGACACCGCGATGACCGTCCATGTCGACCGGTCTGATGTAGGGCACTCCATCTACGACGTCTTCGCCGGCTTGGACGATCCCATACGTGATCGGGCGGGCTGAATCGACCAAGCGCTTGAGAGGCACGGTCATCACTGCTCGACCTCTCGAAGAAGGTCGAGGATCTTGGCGACCTGCTTCTCCAGGTCGGCGTCGATCTCGGCGAGGGGGCGGGGTGGCACGTACTTGTAGAACTGACGGGTGAAGGGGATCTCGTAGCCGGTTTTAGTCTTGGTCCAGTCGATCCAGGCGTCGGGGACGTGGGGCTTCACCTCGGTGTCGAAGTAGGCCTGGATGACGTCGACCATGCCGGCTTCGCCGGCGGTGGAGCCGCCGTAGGTGAAGGGCACATTCTCGGTGTCGCGCTTCTTCGAGTCGGGCTTGGGATTGCCCTTGCGGTCGAGGATCGGGTTGCCGGTCTCGTTGAGGAGGGGGCGCTCGACGGTGATGGTCCAGTAGCCAAAGTCGTTGTTGGTCAGGACCTTGGAGTAGTCGGGGTCGGCGTCGGTGAAGTCGGCGTACAGCTGGGCGACTCTGGCGCGGTCTGCCTCGCTGAGCTCTCGGTTCTTCGAGCCGAGGCTCTTGCGCATCTTGGTCCAGCACGAAGCGCCGTCGATGAGCTGGACCAGGCCCTTGCGGTCGGGGCGCTTGGTGTTGTCCAGGATCCAGATGTAGGTGCCGATGCCGGTGTTGAAGAACATGTTGGTTGGCAGCGCCACGATGGCATCAACCAGGTCTTTCTTCAGCAGCCACTGGCGGATGTTGGAGGGCCCAGACTCCGCGCCCCCGTTGAATAGCGGCGAGCCGTTCATGACGATCCCGACCCGGCCGCCACCGTCCTCGGGTGCCCGTATCTTGTGGGCCAGGTGGAGCAGGAACAGCATTTGCCCGTCGGAGGTCGCCGGGAGCCCCGGGGCGAACCGGCCGTAGGGACCGGCTTCGTCGCGTTCCTTGGTGATGGCCTTGGCGTACTGCTTCCAGTCCACGCCATAAGGCGGGTTGGACATGCAGAAGTCGAACTGGCGTCCCTTGAACGCGTCGTCGGTAAGCGTGTTGCCGAAGGCGATGTTGGTCGCGTCGTGGCCCTTGGCGAGCAGGTCGGACTTGCAGATCGCGTAGGACTGAGGGTTGTACTCCTGGCCGTAGAGGCCGAGTCGGGCATCGGGGTTCTGGGCGAGGAGGTGCTCCTCGGCCAGGGAGAGCATGCCGCCGGTGCCGGCGGTGGGGTCGTACAGCGTGCGGACGATGCCGGCCTCGGTCAGCGCGGCGTCCTTCTCCGCGAAGAGCAGGTCAACAAGCAGCCTGATCGCGTCCCGGGGGGTGTAGTGGTCACCGGAGGTCTCGTTCGCGGCCTCGTTGAACTTCCGGATGATGTACTCGAACGCGTCGCCCATGTCAGAGTTCGACACGTTGTCCGGGTGCAGGTCCACCGCTCTGAACGCCTTGACGATCTCACGCAGGAGACCCGCCTTCTCCAGGGCGAGGATCTCCTTCTTGAAGTCGAAGTACTCGAACACGTCGACGTCGGCGGAGAATCGGTCGACGTAGTCGGTCAGGTTGTCCGCGAGCCCGTCGGCGTCGGCCAGCAGGTTGGCGAAGGAGTAGTTCGAGGTGTTGTAGAACGGCCGCCCGGTGGCCTTGCTGACCTCGACCTTGAGCCGGTTCGGGTTGTCGTACTTCGAGGCTAGCTCCCGCACGGTGTCGCGATCGGGCTCGAGGATGCAGTCGAGGCGTCGCAGGATCGTGAACGGGAGAATCACGTTGCCGTACTGGTTTGGGCGGTAGGGGCCCCGGAGTTGGTCGGCGATCGACCAGATGAAGCTTCCGAGCGTGCTCACAAATTTCCTCACGACAGGCGACGAGCGATCGCTGCTCAGTCTGCCGAAGACCGACGAGTACTCCGCACAGGCATGCCGAGCAGCACCGAGAAGCGACGCAGCGATCGGGCACTCCCCGCTGCGGGCGTGGGCGACCCGGTGAACCCGGCAAGCACCGGCCGACTCGTCGCGGAACCACGGGGCCAGCCACACCACCGCGGCGGCGCCCAGTCCGGACACGCACGCCAACGACTGTCCCAGGTGACCGCGATTGACCCGTCTCAGATGGTTCTCGACGATGCCGACCCGGCCGTCGTGGATTTGGGCCTGGATGTCCAGCCGAGAACAACCGACGGGCACCGCCTGGCGACAGGCTTGAGGGACATCCCCAAGTCGTCAGCGAGCACGTCTACGTTCTCGATCAGCCACGGGGTGGAGTCCCCGACTGCGGGGGTCCACGCAACCCGCGCCTTGGCGACCCGGCATAGGCGACCTAGTCCCCAAGTCGACCTAGTCCCCTTGCTGTCGAGCTCCATGACGTTGTCCTACGCAGTCCGCACCGCGTGTCGACCGTAGGGACCAGCCCTGGAGACCGGAGGGCGGGCCACCGAACCCTTGGCCGCCGACTGCGTAGTACGCACAGGTCCTGATCGTCCGGTCGTGTCCCCGACTGAATATGGCTACCTGCTTGGACAGTTGCGGAAGTCATGCCCTTGGTAGCCGCAGTTGCGGCACCTGCCCGCGTTGTCGCGGACAGCGCACGTCCGGATGTCGTGGCCACCCCTGCCGCACCTTGAGCAATGACGCGTCCCGCCTACGCTCATCTCCGCCGCCCCCGTGTTCTCACGCTCACGATCGCAGCCTAAGAGCCTGGGTCCGACTCGTGGCTGCTTTGAGCACACGGCACAGACATGTGTCGTGTCGTAGCGCCCCAAGCGGGCAGCGGCGCCACGCCGGTGCCGCGGACGCCGCCGACCCGCGACGGGGCCCGCCGCCGAGATCCGATCGGGTCGCCTCCGTCCGCGGGTCAGCGGACGGCGTAGCGCACCTGATAGGTGTCCTCCTCCAGCCGGAGCAAGTCCTTCTCGCGGAGTCGGACGGGATCGGGGAGCAGGTCGAGGCGCGCCGGAGTGGCCCCCGAAGCTCCGCGTCGCACGACGAGCACCGCGTAAGCCGCGCCTTCGCCGGCGGCAGAGAACCGCTGCGCCGTCGCCCACTCGTTGCGACTGAGCAGGAAGCGGCCGTGTGCGCTGCTCTTCACCTCGAGCGCGACCGGTTGCGGCGCGGCGCCTTCGTGGGTCGGCAGCCAACCGAGGAGGTCGTAGCCGAAGCCGTCACCGTGGCGGCTGACGTGCAGTAGGCCCGCGAGGTCTGCCAGTAGATCTTCCTCCTCAGCGTCGGGTGACGATGCCGCCGGCAGGTGTGCGAGCGCCGCCTCGACGGCGGCGCCCTGCGCATCGCGGCGCAGAAGGTCCGCGACCTCCTCCAGCGCCGCCGCGCGCTCGGCCGGCGCCAGCGCGAGCAGCGGCCGGACGACGCATGCAAGCGCCCAGCTCTCGGCCTCGTCGCCGAGCCGCTTCTTGCGCTGGTCCACCGACGCGTCCACCGTGACCCGGGGGACCGTCGTGGGCCCCGGCCGCCGGGGGGCTCGGTCGGTAGGCGTGGCAAGGCCGGCAGGAGTCGTCGGGGCCAGGCCTGCGGCGCCGAGGCGGCCGACGCGGTCGCGAACCTGGCGCACCAGCTCCTTGACCGGTGCCGCCAGCGCCGTTTCGACCGTCTCCGCAAGCGTGACCGGTAGCCAGTCGGACAGCTCCGCGAGCAGTTCGGCCCGGTCCGGCCCGGGCGCGGTCACGCTGTCGACCAGGCGAGCCGCCAGCCGGTCCTGGACGCCGGGGCGTCCTACGAACACCTGCGGTAGACAGGCGCACAGGTCGCTGGGCTGGACGACCCGAGACGGCAACAGCTGGCCCACCGCGTCGTGGTGGCCCCGGGTCGCCGCGCGCGTCTCGCCCGGTGTCGTCCTCGCCAGGGTGCCGAAGAAGGCGGTTTCCGTGCGCCACGACGCGGCCAGCCGGGCCAGCACCCGCCGTCGCTCGTCGTCGACGTACAGGGCGTCCACCCGCTCGTCGAGGTCGGCCGGGCCCTGGGCGCGGGCCAGTCGCACGAGCTCCGCCAGCGGGTTCGCCACCAGCGCCTCGACGTCGGGCGCGAGCCCGGCGACCGTGAGGAGGTGGCCGACGCCTGCGAGCACCCGGGTTGGGGCCGGGTCCAGCACGAGGGCAAGGACCGGTGGCGGCAGCAGGCCGTCGACGCCCGCGCGCGCGGCCTCCTCGGACGCGCCTGCCCCCGCCAGTACGGCGACGAGCCGCCTGCCGTGGAGGGCCTTCCATGCCCGTAGCTGCTGCGTCGCGGCGCGCACCTCGAGCCCCGGATCGCCGGCGTCGCGCAGCCGGCGGTCGAGTGCAACCAGGTCGACGCCGGCGTCGTCGAGCAGCCGGAGCACCGGTCCGGCGTCGGTGCGCACCGACTGCCCACCTCCTGCGGCAGCTACCTGTTCGGCAACCTCGGGCGGCAGCCCGGCCGCGCGCAGCTCGGCTGCTGCGTGGGGACCGACGGAGGTCGGTACGCCATACAGCACGGACAGGACCGCGTCGAACCACACCCGCGAGGTTCGCCGGTCCATCTCGGTGACGGCGCCGAGCCGCAGCCGCACCGCGTCGACGTCGTCGGTGCTGATGCCGAGGTCGTGCAGCACGCGCTCGCGCTCGGCGTCGTCCTCGGCGAGTAGCAGGAGCTGGAACGTGGCCGTGTACGCGGTGTTCTCGACCAGTACCGCCAGGTGGCTGGCGAGGCGGGTGCGCAGTCGGCGGGGCCAGTCGGGGCCGTCCAGGTCGTGGAACAGGACCGGCGTGAGTGTCGTGGCACCATCGAGGAACAGGTCATGCACGGAGCCCTCCCCCACGACGACCGTCCGCCCCGTGCCCACTGCCTCGACGTCCAGCACAAGGTCCGCGACCTGGCGCACCACCAACCCCTGCAGCCGGCGCGAGCGCGTCTCGAACTCGTTGCTCGTGGGCTCCAGCGTCTGCGCGCCCAGGCTGTGGTGGACCAGCACCGCGAACAACTCCGGCAGTCGCTCGGCGAGGGCGTCGGACATTTCCGCGGTGACATCGGTGCCGGCGTCGGCGGCCTGCCGGCGCACCGTGACCTCGAACGGCGTCAGGCCGAGCCGCCGGGCCACCGGCCCCTTGTCG from Geodermatophilus normandii includes these protein-coding regions:
- a CDS encoding DEAD/DEAH box helicase, which codes for MDPILAASTITADYRRYLESLAPVSDAVLADGLAAALADPGAITKGPLLEVAAPYAPGASIADLVAEGVLNKRFLDADQEALPSDRPLYAHQETAIRKAAAGRNVAPVTGTNSGKTETFGLPILNSLLGEYDAGTIGQPGVRAILLYPMNALANDQVKRLRGLLRAYREITFGRYIGETEETDDAALGLYREQNAADPLPNELISRRQMRATPPHVLMTNYAMLEYLLLRPKDMDLFDGSTAQHWRFIVLDEAHVYDGAKGAEIGLLLRRLKDRVAPSRPMQCIATSASVGDSLAQVAEFATALFDEPFEYVAGDPDRQDIIRAQRRDMFGGERWALPASVWPALALAGDPQAALITAARELGATDPDPGALFNRESLVRGLRSAIDADGPASLRTLAERLLPGVPDGEAVLTSVVAVGASVHGADGHPGLAARYHFFVRGLQGAYRCFGPQTHVRLHPAEHCPEPGCGAAVAEFTGCRRCGAVYLLGDVLRDDVRRLHRLVPSSLDRSMDDEADRKHGWFALISRDVLDEDDATLDETITTGPNGADPHTLCGTCGCIRDGDRPCPAGCAGPQIKVWKIKTRHRSLPQCISCGTRSRAAVRRLSTSDPGVAALATTLYQMLPPDPKVTGKPGQGRKMLLFGDSRQSAAFFAPFLQDTYMRNLRRNRVYQALVAKDDPEEPPGCYDLAEHIARRRDDGTGLFTRAQTAGQRLLQTSLWVQQELLSLDERFSLEGVGLATLHLDRDPSWVLPPRLADYGFTAEEGWALIETLLGTVRQQGAVTFPENVQPDSEDFDPRRGPIYVRESGPDRFKRIMGWLPTTQPNKRIDYVRRLLIAMGADPAQAREILRGIWTYLTTSSVDWLVTGHVDGAGSASRINHEMYRWHLVTSDRPAYRCSQCKRISAFSVRGVCTTMHCDGTLTVFVPPVDDADYHRVLYREQHPIPLSVSEHTAQWTSKEAARIQQEFISGTLNALSCSTTFELGVDVGELQTVLMRNVPPTIANYQQRAGRAGRRLGSAAFVLTYARTGPHDLAVYDAPERFVGGVSATPRVPIENVRIAERHAYAIALAAYFHTTFAGQNLPHSGPFLDRTTGVTAEVDRLRNWLTTPPPQVVEAIGRALPPGVHAAVGVDTGEWAIRLVELLDGAADLMGGDITFFRDRQEEASKKTNYRLAARYGDVLRTITEVGLIAHFASRGILPKYGFPVDTVELATAFGRNRTGEGGDLKLARDLSVAITEYAPGAEIVAGGYVWRSGGVRRLPDRGLDGKHWDVCESCHSYAESREGLTDACAQCGTLRAPFRKSYVIPTYGFVAARADLRRPGQEPPLRVPRADVHVVSSGEATDWSARALADGRTTMRWRTTARGELIAVNNGAFNRGYILCSWCGHGEPNTGAGGMSAHKTLLDQTKDCKSTAYQVRALAHPYQTDLLELDLDVLAPLPYTTVYSVLYALLGATATVLDTAREDVDGTLINRKAAASSFSRLFLFDTTPGGAGLVTRIPGRMEEILSVARALVSDCECGEETSCSQCLRTFRNQKYHHMLVRGEARDFLTHIT
- a CDS encoding type I restriction endonuclease subunit R, with protein sequence MGDHNEVVFETEICEHLAAHGWLYSTNDAGYDRERALFPEDLFAWLEATQPTAYEKALKAAGSPVKFLDVLTTALDRPLEHGGGTLNILRNGVQYIGGGRLKMAQFRPETSLNDTTNAHYAAMRVRVMRQVHFSTADRRSIDLVFFVNGLPVATAELKTHFTQSLDEAIQQYRRDRHPLTNGRPEPLLSFGHRALVHFAVSNDLAAMTTRLEGEKTHFLPFNTGHDAGAWNPPGADGRSATAYLWERVWGKDAWLTIIGRLMIVETREDWDVATGTSVRRTSMLFPRFHQWEAVTDIVAAVAEEGVGQRYLIEHSAGSGKTNTIAWTAHRLARLHVDNEKVFDSVIVVVDRTVLDGQLQDAIRQIDGTGKIVATISPEDVRKAGAKSKSSLLATALKNGELIIAVTVQTFPHALEEIRADAGLKGKRFAVIADEAHSSQSGQISSKLKQVLTAEELQEIEDGGEVDVESILAAEMTERAESSNISYLAFTATPKNKTLELFGRKGPDGRPREFHLYSMKQAIEEGYILDVLQGYQAYETALKIAGNANSEGEVEEGAARKGLMRWVRLHPTNISQKVQIIVEHFHANVAHLLEGKAKAMVVTDSRKAAVKYKKAIDAYIEKRADADPSYTYRTLVAFSGAVRMDEAEVWGEDWGPAPSKDDEFTEANMNPGAGADLAAAFKGETYKIMLVANKFQTGFDQPLLSAMYVDKKLSGVTAVQTLSRLNRTHRTAGGEQKRKTFVIDFVNKPEDIKVAFEPYFMNATLETETDPYVVVHLATKLAQTGIYTEDEVRQVAELWVTRKGNNALSAAISPAQHDFARRYARALEEDDKVTLNALDLFRKDVSTYVRLYDFMSQIVDYGDPYLEMLSIFLRLLERVIDDSSWAAEVDLSDVVLVGVKHTKGAAVDISLTGDGQLKGISAAGTGTKKEPKYVALQVVIDKMNDLFGAESFTESQVREFVHGLVQRLLAYPDLVKQTQVNSKKQFLESQDFQAAVTEAVIDNQGAHNTMADYFFSDGPGITGVILALADAFYEAAIDQPASA